One segment of Thermodesulfobacteriota bacterium DNA contains the following:
- a CDS encoding winged helix-turn-helix transcriptional regulator, which yields MNGVEGFRVTVFKATQKDTQKMTFDEKIIAVMKNNPKVTRHDIASLLGTSPNTIKVHIAKLKKEGRLKRIGPDKGGYWEVE from the coding sequence ATGAACGGTGTCGAGGGGTTCAGGGTAACGGTGTTCAAGGCCACCCAGAAAGATACCCAGAAAATGACATTTGACGAGAAAATTATAGCGGTGATGAAGAATAATCCAAAAGTAACGAGGCATGATATAGCATCGCTGCTGGGTACAAGTCCGAACACAATAAAGGTTCACATAGCCAAGTTAAAAAAGGAAGGAAGGTTAAAACGTATCGGCCCGGATAAAGGCGGGTATTGGGAAGTTGAATAA
- a CDS encoding ImmA/IrrE family metallo-endopeptidase translates to MDYSEFKCRWIDSKELWEKADRVREEYWHDNKLPINTEKIVEFGLRLDIEPIHNLLSTIDIDAYLKMDLTGIVVDYDCYMSEKFANRMRFSFAHELGHLFLHRDIYTRLDVTSPEEWKNFILNVPENEYRSFEWQANEFAGRLLVPHAHLAVEVNKSYETIKKNNLTTFMKTDSDAVLSRISPTLCRPFGISTDVIEIRVKREGLWPPSEL, encoded by the coding sequence TTGGATTATAGTGAGTTCAAGTGCAGGTGGATTGATTCAAAAGAACTCTGGGAAAAAGCGGATAGGGTTCGAGAAGAATACTGGCACGACAACAAGTTACCGATCAATACGGAAAAAATTGTGGAGTTCGGGCTCAGACTGGATATCGAACCAATACATAACCTTCTGTCTACGATTGATATAGACGCCTATTTAAAAATGGACTTAACGGGAATCGTAGTAGATTATGACTGTTATATGAGTGAGAAATTTGCAAACCGCATGCGTTTTTCATTTGCCCATGAACTGGGACACCTTTTTCTCCACAGGGATATCTATACAAGACTCGATGTTACATCACCGGAGGAGTGGAAAAACTTTATTCTCAATGTGCCGGAAAATGAATATCGCAGCTTTGAATGGCAGGCCAATGAATTTGCAGGACGCTTGCTGGTGCCCCACGCGCATCTGGCAGTAGAAGTAAATAAATCCTATGAAACCATAAAGAAAAATAATTTAACCACCTTTATGAAAACTGATTCTGACGCAGTATTATCACGAATTTCGCCAACGTTGTGTAGACCTTTTGGAATTTCAACAGACGTTATCGAAATCAGGGTAAAAAGGGAGGGCTTATGGCCACCATCTGAATTGTAA
- a CDS encoding helix-turn-helix transcriptional regulator: MFGEFIKEKRLSKGLGLREFCKMIEVDASNWSKVERGVLAPPQDEGKLKKIALALDIEFESVLWREMKDKASITAGVIPQDILSDTKALNSLPMFFRTLRSEKPTLEDLEKLIQMIKKGKE, encoded by the coding sequence ATGTTTGGAGAATTTATTAAAGAGAAGAGGCTAAGCAAGGGGCTGGGCCTGAGAGAGTTTTGCAAAATGATTGAAGTAGATGCCAGCAATTGGAGTAAAGTGGAGCGCGGTGTGCTTGCACCTCCTCAGGATGAGGGAAAATTAAAAAAAATTGCTCTGGCGCTGGATATTGAATTCGAATCGGTCTTGTGGAGGGAAATGAAAGACAAGGCAAGTATCACTGCTGGCGTTATCCCTCAGGACATTCTATCTGATACAAAGGCATTAAATTCTTTGCCCATGTTTTTCAGAACGCTCAGGAGTGAAAAACCTACCCTGGAAGACTTAGAAAAATTAATTCAGATGATAAAAAAGGGGAAAGAGTAA
- a CDS encoding N-6 DNA methylase, with the protein MLDIRDISKVVKELRVMLNLSQEELAAKLGVSFATVNRWENERIIPRGKAREAILDLIEQSGIDQSALTNSENNQTFQSRRRRKSKEDILSTKSMEQMLWSAACSIRGEKDAPKFKDYILPLIFIKRLSDVFEDEVERLAERYGDKETALSIIEADHGLVRFFIPPEARWPVVSGREQFDWSWDRKPKTLGEQLTITMRAITKHNPNLSGVIDIVDYNETRNNEREISDAALSGVIETISDPRYRLGLYDVEPDFLGRAYEYLLRKFAEGQGQSAGEFFTPTEVGWLMAYIVRPRQGEEVYDYACGSAGLLIKCELALQEREIKVRRPLKLYGQELTGSSYAIARMNMVVHDMEGEIVRGNSMTNPKFKQSDSSLKKFDIVVSNPMWNQPFNTAVYDNDPFDRFESQGGITTSKADWAWLQNTVASLNDHGRAAVVIDTGAVTRGSGSKTEDREKKIRKWFVDNDLIEGVILLPDNLFYNTTAAGIIIVFNKAKPPARKGKIVLVNASREFKKGQPKNYIPDESIRKIADAFIKGEDIERFLKVITREQAADNDYNLSPSRYVDITEKEAYRSIPAILEELVGLEKKADEADEELQEIFRKMGFGK; encoded by the coding sequence ATGCTTGATATACGTGACATAAGTAAAGTTGTAAAAGAACTGAGGGTCATGCTGAACTTGAGCCAGGAAGAGCTTGCAGCAAAACTTGGCGTTTCATTCGCGACGGTTAACCGCTGGGAAAACGAGAGGATAATCCCCCGGGGAAAAGCCAGAGAAGCTATTTTGGACTTAATTGAGCAGTCGGGCATTGATCAAAGCGCGCTAACAAATAGTGAAAATAACCAGACCTTTCAATCTAGACGTCGCCGGAAATCCAAAGAGGATATTTTAAGTACAAAGTCCATGGAGCAGATGCTCTGGAGCGCAGCCTGCTCTATTCGGGGGGAAAAGGATGCACCCAAATTTAAGGATTATATCCTTCCCCTGATATTTATTAAACGGCTTTCCGATGTATTCGAAGATGAGGTTGAACGGTTAGCAGAAAGATATGGAGACAAAGAGACAGCCCTCTCAATTATTGAAGCTGACCACGGCTTGGTGCGCTTCTTTATACCACCTGAGGCACGGTGGCCGGTAGTGAGTGGCCGGGAGCAGTTTGACTGGTCATGGGACCGAAAGCCCAAAACTCTTGGCGAACAGCTAACCATAACCATGCGAGCTATTACAAAGCATAACCCGAATCTCAGCGGGGTAATCGATATTGTTGATTATAATGAAACCCGCAACAATGAGCGCGAAATCAGCGATGCTGCATTGTCCGGTGTGATCGAAACAATTTCTGACCCCCGATACCGTCTTGGCCTCTATGATGTAGAGCCGGATTTTCTTGGCCGTGCCTATGAATATCTGTTGAGAAAATTTGCTGAGGGGCAGGGACAGAGTGCGGGTGAGTTTTTTACGCCGACAGAAGTTGGGTGGCTCATGGCCTATATTGTGCGGCCGCGTCAGGGTGAGGAAGTTTATGACTATGCCTGCGGGTCGGCCGGGCTTCTGATCAAGTGCGAGCTTGCGCTACAGGAACGGGAAATCAAGGTGCGGCGTCCTTTAAAGCTCTACGGACAGGAGCTTACCGGCTCGAGCTATGCTATTGCCCGGATGAATATGGTGGTCCACGACATGGAGGGCGAGATCGTTCGCGGCAATTCCATGACCAATCCCAAATTCAAGCAGTCTGATTCAAGCCTGAAGAAGTTCGATATTGTTGTTTCAAATCCTATGTGGAATCAGCCTTTTAATACAGCAGTATATGACAATGATCCTTTTGACCGTTTTGAATCCCAGGGCGGTATTACTACCAGCAAAGCAGACTGGGCATGGCTGCAAAATACAGTTGCATCGTTGAATGATCATGGCCGTGCTGCAGTTGTCATTGACACCGGGGCAGTTACCCGGGGCAGCGGGAGTAAGACCGAGGACCGAGAAAAAAAGATTCGCAAATGGTTTGTGGATAATGATTTGATCGAAGGGGTTATCTTACTGCCGGATAACCTTTTCTATAATACCACGGCTGCGGGAATAATCATAGTATTCAATAAAGCCAAGCCGCCCGCACGAAAGGGCAAAATTGTCCTGGTTAATGCCAGCCGGGAATTCAAGAAAGGGCAGCCAAAGAACTATATTCCTGATGAAAGTATCCGTAAAATAGCAGACGCTTTTATTAAAGGTGAGGATATTGAACGGTTTTTAAAGGTAATCACGCGAGAGCAGGCAGCAGACAATGATTATAACCTTTCACCCTCACGATATGTTGATATTACCGAAAAGGAAGCCTACCGAAGCATTCCGGCAATTTTGGAAGAACTTGTGGGGCTGGAGAAGAAAGCAGATGAAGCAGATGAGGAGCTCCAAGAGATTTTCAGAAAGATGGGGTTCGGAAAATAA
- a CDS encoding thymidylate synthase, whose translation MNLKPVLIEARDLPDAWFQCIARILEVGNNYKITKGSYEGAVRREFDYITVHIKHPGARPLIPDIPPGLGIPPPTTMEYVEQYLPYLMTDKVEPNETYTYGQRLFGFKQVEKVIEMYKKGHGTNQAAMEIGRPEDCGTEDPPCLRLIDTKVKDGKLHFALYFRSWDLWAGFPSNLAAIQILKEYMASEIGVEDGEIIASSKGLHLYDYSFDLAKIRTYRMEGTIRG comes from the coding sequence ATGAATCTAAAACCAGTATTAATAGAAGCCAGAGATCTGCCCGATGCCTGGTTTCAATGTATAGCACGGATACTTGAAGTCGGGAATAATTACAAAATCACAAAGGGAAGTTATGAAGGGGCTGTCAGAAGGGAGTTTGATTACATCACCGTTCATATAAAACACCCTGGGGCGAGACCGCTTATCCCTGATATCCCTCCCGGGCTTGGCATTCCTCCTCCAACAACCATGGAATACGTCGAGCAGTACCTTCCATACCTCATGACTGACAAGGTAGAGCCAAATGAGACCTATACTTATGGTCAAAGGCTATTCGGTTTTAAGCAGGTCGAGAAGGTAATAGAGATGTATAAGAAAGGGCATGGGACAAACCAGGCAGCAATGGAAATCGGGAGACCGGAGGATTGCGGAACAGAGGATCCGCCATGCCTCCGCCTGATCGACACAAAAGTAAAGGATGGAAAACTCCACTTTGCCCTGTATTTTAGATCATGGGATTTGTGGGCAGGATTTCCATCCAATCTGGCTGCCATCCAGATACTTAAGGAATATATGGCGTCTGAGATTGGAGTGGAGGACGGAGAAATAATTGCCAGTTCAAAGGGACTGCACTTATATGATTACTCCTTTGATCTGGCAAAGATCAGAACCTACAGGATGGAAGGTACCATAAGAGGGTAA
- a CDS encoding glycerophosphodiester phosphodiesterase family protein — protein sequence MRGELLCIGHRGAMGHEPENTLLSIEKAISLGASWVEIDVCFVDGHLIVIHDNRLERTTDGTGYINDKTFGYLRSLNAGKGQKIPTLEEVFAIVNGRAGLNIELKGFQTTKPVVSLIRKQLDQGWGYESILVSSFNHRELLNAKKLDSKVLTGALIVGLPVDNAAFAERLGCYSVHLSIDFIDEFFVNDAHKRGLKVFVFTVNDPEDIARMELLGVDGVFTDYPERVVKTKG from the coding sequence ATGAGAGGTGAATTGCTCTGCATAGGCCATCGCGGTGCCATGGGACACGAACCTGAAAACACCCTTCTTTCGATAGAAAAGGCTATCAGCCTGGGGGCATCGTGGGTAGAGATAGATGTCTGCTTTGTGGACGGCCACTTAATCGTTATTCATGACAATCGGCTCGAACGCACAACTGATGGTACTGGATATATAAACGATAAGACATTCGGATATCTGCGTTCACTCAACGCTGGAAAAGGCCAGAAGATTCCAACGCTAGAAGAGGTATTCGCAATCGTCAATGGTAGGGCTGGCTTGAATATAGAACTGAAGGGATTCCAAACTACGAAGCCTGTAGTCTCTTTAATCAGGAAACAGCTTGACCAGGGTTGGGGCTATGAAAGTATATTAGTGTCGTCGTTTAATCACCGCGAGCTGCTTAATGCGAAGAAGCTTGATTCTAAAGTACTTACCGGTGCACTTATCGTAGGTCTCCCTGTTGATAATGCAGCATTTGCCGAAAGACTGGGCTGCTATTCGGTACACCTGTCCATTGACTTCATAGATGAGTTTTTTGTCAATGATGCCCACAAACGCGGGCTAAAAGTATTTGTGTTTACCGTAAATGACCCCGAAGACATCGCACGCATGGAGTTGCTTGGGGTTGACGGGGTATTTACAGACTACCCGGAGCGAGTTGTTAAAACAAAAGGTTAG
- a CDS encoding CoA-binding protein, which yields MDQRKLEEFESIFYPGSIAVVGASNDKLKFGTRYLQALIDSRFEGPLYPVNPTENKILGLRSYPKLTSIPADVDYVIVSIPARFILDLLDECATKGVKTVQIFTAGFSETGEEEGRRLEKEMARKARENGFRIIGPNCIGVYSPACHMPYGPMHFPAEAGTVGFISHSGGVAGNLIDEGIRRGICFSKVVSFGNGCDLDNCDYLEYFALDPETKIIGAYLEGAKDSQRLFRLIKEISKTKPLIIWKGGKTPAGAQTAASHSASLAGSDIIWKAALKQAGAIKVESHEELVDTILAFLHLPRFCGNRVAVIAGLYGAGGGASVTSSDAFTSQGMEVPPFTDETRAKLKTIIPKAGSILRNPLDMGSVGGITEILSNTIELVLDDPLIDILIIQVPVDFLVGLASKKIFQDTLEIIANFKKTKYKPIVLLSPHGSVIAERLEFERTLSHAGIPAYPTFERAARAIANVDIYSRLHNP from the coding sequence TTGGATCAAAGAAAACTGGAAGAGTTTGAGTCTATCTTCTATCCCGGATCCATCGCTGTAGTTGGTGCCTCCAACGACAAGCTGAAATTTGGAACGAGATACCTTCAAGCCTTGATAGATTCAAGGTTTGAAGGACCGCTTTATCCCGTCAATCCAACTGAGAATAAAATACTTGGGCTTAGAAGTTACCCTAAACTCACATCAATCCCGGCTGACGTTGACTACGTTATTGTCTCAATCCCTGCAAGATTTATACTCGATTTGCTTGACGAGTGTGCAACAAAGGGTGTAAAGACTGTTCAGATCTTCACCGCAGGGTTTTCCGAAACCGGAGAGGAAGAGGGACGCAGGTTGGAGAAAGAGATGGCTAGAAAAGCCAGAGAAAACGGATTCCGGATTATTGGCCCAAACTGCATCGGAGTGTATTCCCCTGCATGCCATATGCCTTATGGTCCTATGCACTTCCCGGCAGAGGCCGGCACAGTAGGGTTCATCTCCCACAGTGGTGGAGTTGCTGGTAATCTAATTGACGAAGGGATAAGACGGGGGATTTGCTTTAGCAAGGTGGTCAGTTTCGGAAACGGGTGTGATCTTGATAACTGTGATTATCTGGAGTATTTCGCACTCGATCCGGAGACGAAAATCATCGGCGCCTATTTAGAGGGAGCAAAAGATAGCCAACGCCTCTTTAGACTGATTAAGGAAATCTCAAAAACCAAGCCTTTGATTATCTGGAAGGGAGGAAAAACTCCTGCTGGTGCTCAGACAGCAGCATCTCATAGTGCCTCACTTGCCGGTTCCGATATAATATGGAAGGCAGCTCTGAAGCAGGCTGGTGCAATTAAGGTAGAGAGCCACGAGGAGTTGGTTGATACTATCTTAGCCTTTTTACACCTTCCTCGATTTTGTGGAAATCGTGTTGCCGTCATCGCCGGACTCTACGGTGCTGGTGGTGGGGCAAGCGTTACATCCAGCGATGCCTTTACCAGTCAGGGTATGGAGGTCCCCCCTTTCACCGATGAGACAAGGGCTAAGCTCAAGACTATCATCCCTAAAGCAGGCAGCATACTGCGAAATCCCCTAGATATGGGTTCCGTTGGGGGCATTACTGAGATACTCAGTAATACGATAGAATTAGTACTAGATGACCCCCTTATAGATATTCTCATAATCCAGGTCCCGGTAGATTTTCTCGTCGGGTTAGCATCAAAGAAGATATTCCAGGATACACTTGAGATTATTGCAAACTTCAAAAAAACTAAATACAAACCTATTGTATTGCTCTCCCCCCATGGTTCAGTCATTGCAGAAAGATTGGAGTTCGAAAGGACACTCTCCCACGCAGGGATACCTGCCTATCCCACCTTTGAACGGGCAGCAAGGGCTATTGCAAATGTTGACATCTATTCCAGGCTTCATAACCCATAA
- the trxB gene encoding thioredoxin-disulfide reductase, whose translation MSTTDYDVIIVGGGPAGLTAGLYTCRSRLKSLMIEKMVVGGQVVTTEMVENYPGFKDGINGPELIQNMEGQAKRFGLEILTGDVESVSADKSNIKQIKLSDREFSCRALIIASGSKPNEMGIKGEIELRGRGVSYCATCDGPFFRGLDIAVIGGGNSAVEEGIFLTKYAKKVYIVHRRDQLRADKIIQERAFKNEKIEFVWNTVPDRIEGNQTVNAISLRNVKTNTLSRLEVGGVFMYVGIKPNTEFLKGSVALDERGFIITDDEMKTSVPGIFAAGDVRVKLLRQIATAVGDGATAAFAAEKYIEDMKP comes from the coding sequence ATGAGTACTACCGATTACGATGTAATAATAGTTGGAGGTGGGCCGGCAGGGTTAACGGCAGGGCTCTATACATGCAGATCAAGACTAAAATCCCTCATGATTGAGAAAATGGTCGTTGGAGGACAGGTTGTAACCACTGAAATGGTGGAGAACTACCCCGGTTTTAAGGATGGGATAAATGGACCAGAACTGATACAGAACATGGAGGGACAGGCAAAGAGATTTGGCTTAGAGATACTGACCGGGGATGTGGAGAGTGTAAGTGCGGACAAGAGCAATATCAAGCAGATAAAGCTCAGTGATAGGGAATTTTCGTGCAGGGCATTGATAATAGCTTCAGGGTCTAAACCCAATGAAATGGGAATAAAAGGCGAAATTGAACTGAGAGGGAGAGGGGTTTCATATTGTGCCACATGCGATGGGCCTTTCTTCCGTGGGCTGGATATAGCAGTAATCGGAGGTGGCAATTCGGCTGTTGAAGAAGGGATATTTTTAACAAAATACGCCAAAAAGGTCTATATTGTTCATCGCAGAGACCAGTTAAGGGCAGATAAGATTATACAAGAGAGGGCATTTAAAAACGAAAAGATAGAATTTGTATGGAACACTGTACCGGACAGGATTGAGGGCAATCAAACGGTTAATGCCATATCATTACGAAATGTTAAAACAAATACCTTATCCAGGCTAGAGGTAGGTGGTGTCTTTATGTATGTTGGGATTAAACCAAATACAGAATTTTTGAAAGGCAGTGTCGCCCTGGATGAAAGAGGATTTATAATAACTGATGATGAGATGAAGACATCTGTCCCAGGCATATTCGCAGCAGGGGATGTAAGAGTAAAGCTTTTAAGGCAAATCGCTACAGCCGTTGGAGACGGAGCAACCGCAGCATTTGCTGCTGAAAAATATATAGAGGATATGAAACCCTGA
- a CDS encoding CoA-binding protein has translation MGQKENDRDLLPREIKDILKNYKTIAVVGLSLKEDRPSYQVAYYLQSKGFRVIPIRPLGKDILGEKVYPSLLEVPFEIDIVDIFRKPEAVLEIVKEAIEKRAKVVWMQEGVINKEAAELARKAGIKVVMDRCIKKDHQNLFG, from the coding sequence ATGGGACAAAAGGAAAATGACAGAGATCTTCTTCCCAGGGAAATTAAGGACATATTAAAGAATTATAAGACTATTGCTGTGGTTGGCTTATCCCTAAAGGAGGATAGACCCAGTTATCAGGTGGCATATTATTTACAGTCGAAAGGGTTCAGGGTTATTCCCATACGTCCTCTGGGGAAAGATATCCTGGGGGAAAAGGTGTATCCCAGTCTTCTTGAAGTCCCATTTGAAATAGATATAGTTGATATATTTAGAAAACCCGAAGCAGTCTTAGAAATTGTTAAGGAAGCTATAGAAAAAAGGGCGAAAGTAGTATGGATGCAGGAAGGTGTGATCAACAAAGAAGCAGCCGAGTTGGCACGTAAAGCAGGGATTAAGGTAGTAATGGACAGGTGTATAAAGAAAGACCATCAAAATCTTTTTGGTTAG
- the trxA gene encoding thioredoxin, which yields MSEKEKAVHLTDDSFNAEVINSDKPTLVDFWAPWCGPCKMVGPIVEELAEEYDGKVNICKLNVDENPKTPAQYSIRSIPTLIMFKGGKSIDQVVGAVPKTKLEEMIKKAL from the coding sequence ATGTCTGAAAAAGAGAAAGCAGTTCATTTAACCGATGATTCATTTAATGCAGAGGTAATAAACTCTGATAAGCCTACATTGGTAGATTTTTGGGCTCCCTGGTGTGGTCCCTGTAAAATGGTAGGTCCCATAGTGGAAGAGCTGGCAGAGGAGTATGATGGAAAGGTAAATATTTGCAAGTTAAATGTAGATGAGAATCCAAAGACACCGGCTCAATACAGTATCAGGAGCATCCCTACCCTGATTATGTTTAAGGGCGGCAAATCTATTGATCAGGTAGTTGGCGCAGTCCCTAAAACAAAGCTCGAGGAGATGATAAAAAAAGCTCTGTAG
- the dnaK gene encoding molecular chaperone DnaK, with product MAKTIGIDLGTTNSVLAVMEGGKPEVIINSEGGRTTPSVVAFSKNGDRLVGQVAKRQAVLNPENTISSVKRFTGRKYSEVTQETKQASYKVKEGKGGVVRITAGGKEYAPEEISAIVLRKLADEASKYLGEKVKDAVITVPAYFNDAQRQATKDAGKIAGLNVKRIINEPTAAALAYGLDKKKNETILVFDLGGGTFDVSILEVGDGIFEVKSTSGDTHLGGDDFDKRLVDWIAAEFKKDRGIDLLKDRQALQRLYEASEKAKCELSTVTETTISLPFITADASGPKHLEMKINRAKFESIVADLIERCEGPVKQALSDAKLSTGDIDEVVLVGGSTRIPAVQNLVKRLTGGKEPHQGVNPDEVVAVGAAIQAGVLAGEVNEVLLLDVTPLSLGVETLGGIMTRIIERNTTIPVRKSETFSTAEDNQPSVDINVLQGEREMAKDNRVLGRFRLEGIPMAPRGIPQIEVTFDIDANGIIHVGAQDKTTGKEQTITITESTSLDKQEVDRMIREAEVHASEDKAKREEAEIRNQADTLAYTVEKELASAGNRLPLHEKARIEQLIGDLRGALKEEGAGIEKIRALTSDLQQASHSLSAASYGDQQTPEQGYGGYSYGKDRNRDDDVIDADYTVDSSMGG from the coding sequence ATGGCTAAGACAATTGGAATAGACCTTGGTACCACCAACTCGGTTCTAGCTGTCATGGAGGGTGGCAAACCTGAGGTAATCATAAACTCTGAGGGAGGAAGGACAACCCCTTCCGTTGTGGCATTTTCAAAAAACGGAGATCGTCTGGTAGGACAAGTTGCCAAAAGGCAGGCAGTTCTCAATCCGGAAAATACCATATCATCTGTAAAGAGATTCACCGGAAGAAAATATTCAGAGGTTACCCAGGAGACAAAGCAGGCTTCCTATAAGGTCAAAGAGGGCAAAGGAGGTGTAGTACGAATTACGGCAGGGGGAAAGGAATATGCCCCGGAAGAGATATCTGCAATAGTTTTGAGAAAACTCGCAGATGAAGCCTCAAAGTACCTGGGAGAGAAGGTAAAGGATGCGGTTATAACTGTACCGGCATACTTTAATGACGCCCAGAGACAGGCAACAAAAGATGCGGGAAAGATAGCCGGTTTAAATGTAAAAAGGATAATAAACGAACCTACTGCTGCAGCTCTGGCGTATGGTCTGGACAAAAAGAAGAATGAGACCATTCTGGTATTTGACCTTGGCGGCGGTACTTTTGACGTCTCTATCCTGGAAGTTGGCGATGGTATCTTTGAGGTAAAGTCTACCAGCGGTGATACGCATCTGGGAGGGGACGATTTTGATAAAAGGTTGGTAGACTGGATTGCTGCCGAGTTCAAAAAAGACAGGGGAATAGACTTACTCAAAGACAGACAGGCACTTCAAAGGTTATACGAAGCTTCGGAAAAGGCTAAGTGTGAGTTGTCCACAGTGACAGAGACAACTATAAGTCTTCCATTTATAACTGCGGATGCATCCGGGCCAAAACATCTGGAGATGAAAATTAACAGAGCGAAATTTGAAAGCATAGTAGCAGACCTCATAGAGCGCTGTGAAGGACCTGTAAAACAGGCTCTGAGTGATGCAAAACTCTCCACAGGGGATATAGATGAGGTCGTTCTGGTAGGAGGCTCTACCAGGATACCAGCAGTACAAAATCTGGTGAAACGGCTCACGGGTGGAAAAGAACCCCACCAGGGGGTAAATCCTGATGAAGTTGTGGCTGTGGGGGCTGCCATTCAGGCAGGGGTTTTGGCAGGTGAGGTTAATGAAGTACTCTTGCTTGATGTGACACCTCTCTCTTTAGGGGTAGAGACACTAGGTGGAATAATGACCAGGATTATAGAGAGGAACACCACTATTCCAGTCAGAAAGAGTGAAACATTTTCTACAGCCGAGGACAACCAGCCAAGCGTGGACATAAACGTTCTCCAGGGTGAAAGGGAAATGGCAAAGGACAACCGGGTTCTGGGAAGATTTCGCTTGGAAGGTATACCCATGGCACCCAGAGGGATACCTCAGATCGAGGTTACATTTGATATAGATGCCAATGGGATAATACATGTCGGTGCTCAGGACAAGACAACGGGAAAAGAACAGACCATTACAATAACAGAATCAACCTCTCTGGATAAACAAGAAGTTGATCGCATGATTCGGGAGGCTGAAGTCCATGCTTCTGAGGATAAAGCAAAGAGAGAAGAGGCTGAAATCAGAAACCAGGCAGATACCCTTGCCTATACTGTTGAGAAAGAGTTGGCCAGTGCCGGGAATCGGCTGCCCCTTCATGAAAAGGCCAGGATAGAGCAGCTTATTGGCGATTTGAGGGGTGCTTTGAAAGAGGAGGGTGCAGGTATAGAAAAGATACGGGCATTAACCAGTGATTTGCAGCAGGCATCCCATTCTCTATCAGCTGCTTCTTATGGAGACCAGCAGACCCCGGAACAGGGGTATGGCGGATACAGCTATGGTAAAGATAGAAACCGGGATGATGATGTTATAGACGCTGATTATACAGTTGATTCCTCCATGGGTGGTTGA